The Bdellovibrio bacteriovorus W nucleotide sequence TTCGCTGCCAAGTCTTTATGAATTAAAATCGCCTCATGGGGATTCACATGCTGACGCTTCATAAACCATCGAGGCTCGTACGCTCCGATAGGTATCGCGGCGAAATCAACAGGCCCTAAGCGCTCTTTAATATCTAAGAAATCTTTGGAGTATCCCGTGTCTCCGGCATAGAGAAACCGAAAGGATTTGATCTCTAGATGCCATCCTCCCCAAAGAGTCTGATTGCGATCAAACAACCCTCTTGCTGACCAATGCTGAACTGGGACAAAGGTGATTGTCAAATTATTGATTTGTTGGTTTTCCCACCAATTAAACTCTTCAACAATTTTAATCCCTTCCCCTTCAAGTAGGGACTTCAGCCCCAGCGGAACAAAGAAACGAGCTGCGGGGTTCAGTTCAGCCACCCTCTTGAGGGTCGGTAAATCCAAATGGTCGTAGTGCGAGTGAGACACCATGATAACATCCACATTTGGTAGTTCTTCTATATGAAACGGAAGCGCCGATAAACGCCGAGGCCCTGCAAAACTTAGAGGAGAAGCTCTTTCTGAGAAAATTGGATCCAGCAGAATATTTTGCCCATCCATCTGCAAGAACATCGACGAGTGCCCCATCCATGTCAGCGTATTTTTAGTCTTATTCTGTTTTAGAAAGCTCGTATCTGTTTTCACGATCTCGGGATTAAAGTCTTCCTTAGGCTTGCTTGGGGCCGTTCGACGCTCCCACTGCCACTTCCAGAAACCCTGCGGAGGAGTGTTGTCGTAATTGTTTAAAAAACCCTTTTCTCCATGATGAGGTTTTTCTGGATCGAAATACTTAAAGCTGCTTTGGCATCCCAAGAAAAAAACGGGAATGGCCATCATGAGGAAGACCTTTTTCATGTCTTAAGATTCCCCCCTAAAGCGCACCATTGCAAGAAAGCATGTTTTACACCTACCGTCATGCGCGATGCTATTGCCTTGCTTCTAAAGTGCGATTACAGACTTAAATGGATGATATTTAACAAAGGACAAAATCGCTGTGATTCGTGAATTTTGGAACAAGCAGACTACCTCACAAAAGGTGACCATCGTCTTTATTCTCACTCTTGTTTTCAGAGCCTTCTTTTCCCTGAACGTGGGACTGATTGACGACGAAGCCTACCATTGGTCATGGGCCAAAAGCCTCCAGCTTTCCTACTTCGATCACCCCGCAATGATTGCTTGGCTAGAAGCCATCACGACTTCCATTTTTGGCGACACCCTTTTGGGTGTACGTTTGCCTGGGTTCCTGTGCTTTATCGGAATCACGGTTCTTTTATATAAAATGACGAAGGATTTCTTTGACGAGTCTGCCGCAATTTTTGTGGGACTTATTATGTGCTGGTCTCCGTTTTGGGGCTTTGGCGGTTATGTAGCTTCTCCAGAGCCTCCGTTCATGCTTTGCTGGGTTGCTGCCTCCTACGTCTTTTGGCAAGGAGTGCGCGAGGATGAGAAGCGCTGGAGCACGAAGAAAACTTGGCTATGGCTGGGTGTTCTTATGGGACTTGGATTAAATTCAAAGTTCATCATTGCTTTGTTAGCGCCTGGCTTTGGTTTGTATTTGCTGATGACTCCAACTCGCCGCAAAGACCTTTTAACTCCTTGGCCATGGGTGGGACTTCTTATTGCCACGGCATTGGCATCGCCGATCTTTATTTGGAATCATCTCCATGACTGGCCGGGATTTAAGTATCAGTTCCATGATCGACACTCGGGCGAATCCTTTAATTTTAATCGCTGGCTCGTATTCTTAGGCGCACAAGTTCTATTTGCGACGCCGTTCCTTTACGTGATGATTGTTTTGGCATTCATTACTTCAGCCATTCGAATTAAAGATGCTCGCTGGCGTTACCTATTCTGCCTCGCAGCTCCATCAATTGCCGTCTTCTACCCTCAGCCCTTCTTTGCTGATTACAAACCGCACTGGAGTGGGGCTGCCTACACTCTCTTGCTGATTGGAGTCGGAGGCATTTGGTCTCAAGGTCTTCAGTGGGGTGAACGCCAGATCGTCAAAGCACGCAGCAAGGTCTTTACTCGCGGGATCGCTGGTTTTTTCATATTCTTAGGAATCATCAGCTATACACCTTTCGTCTATCCGTGGATGCCAAAGGTCTTTAAGTTTTTCTCTCCCGAGGGACAATGGGAAACAACTTACGATTTCAGTAATGAGTTTACGGGTTGGGAAGAGTTGGGTCGCTTTGTGAATCGTCGCCAACGTGAAATTCATGCAGAGTCTGGCAAGAAGCCATTCATCGCAGCTCATCGCTATGAGACAACGGCGCAAACCACTTGGGGCGTAAAACAAAAAGTTTATATGCTGAGCTCAACAGTGAGTAATTACACCGTGATGCAATCCCCAGAGGAAATGGCCAACCTGCTTGGCAAAGATGTGCTTTTTGTAAGTACCGAAAAGTATCCAGCGGTCGCTAATGAATGGGCAAAATTTGATAACTGCGACAAAGAGCAGCTCAAAACTTTCCGCCACGGAATTCATGCTCGTACGTTCAATATCTATTATTGCACGAACTACCAAGGTATTACGAAGTAGGGGAAATCCTACTTCATAGTTCTTCATTTCATTTTCTTGAAATATTAATTCAGAGAATATTCAATCGGAACAGTGATCACCCAAGCATTGCGGGTGATCTCTTTAGGAAATGGCTTGATGCCATCGATCCCCTTAACAAGCTCAACAGCGGCATTGTTTAAAGAATCATAAGGTGTTTTCTCAACAACTTCACTTGCTGCTAAAGATCCATCCGAACTTAAAGTAAAGCGCATCATGACTTTTCCTGTGTGTCCCATTCTGCGGGCCATCACTGGATACTTCTTACGTCTTTCTAAAAGTTTTCTCAGCTCATAGAGATAGCGTTCTTCAGGGCTTACCTCAGAACCATTTGCTACACCCTCACGTCCCGTCAAAGCACCCGTCGTGGAAGTACCTAAAGGATTCCCTAGGGTCTTTTGCTCAGCCACCTGTGGGGTCACTGGTGCGGGAACAGGTTTTTCTTTTTTCTTTTGTTCAATAGCTACGCCATCATCATCCATCGCGGCAACTGGAGCTGCTTGAGTTTTTTGGATATTCAATGATTGAGGTTTAGATGGAGCCGATACCGTCGTCGCCTCCCCGTACATCAACTCAACCCCCACCGGAAGTGGACTTTTTTGGGGAGCTGCAAGCGCCAAAGCCAATACAAAAGCGGCCCCATGCAAAACTGCAGAGATCACAAAAGAACTGGAGATTTTTAGGTTTAATTGCGCTTGATTCACCATAACGTGCTTTATCTTATAAGCGTCATGGCCCCCTAAAATCAATCTTGGCCGAAAGGAAAGCCACCAAATTCAATTTAACGACTTTGGCATTTTCTAAATGAAAGTAAAATGAAAATTTTGCTCCTTGCAAGGATCTAAACTATGAACTTTTGTCAAAAATCGCAGGGCGCACTCGGCCTTCTCAGAAACGAAAAAAGCCCCAGAATTTTTAAACTCTGGGGCTTTTAAGTATTAAACGTAAGAACCGGATTTGATTTTTTCTAGGATCAACTTCTCTGTTTTGATTGGATCGTTAGGATCTACAGAGAAGAAAGACTGCTGCTCACAACGCACTTTCTCTTTGATCAACCATTTCAAGATATCTGCTAGTTTCTTATTCTTTTTATCCAAGAAGAACGGATCGTTTTCTAAAGCATCTTTAGCTTTTTTCAATGCGCGCGCTTCAACTGGATCGCTTTCACGAACTTTATAGTGAGGAAGGTCGTACTTGCGAACGTCTTCAGGCAAAACTCCTAAGAATTTTACATTCGGCGCAGAGAAGTCAGCGTTTCTAATGAGAGAAGCCGCCGAGCCTGCTTTCAATGTTCTATAGATATTTTGCAACGTGTACGCATCCAGATCCCCGAAGAAGTACATTGGTACATCTAACTGATCTTGGATAAGTTTTGACCAACCACGCACACCATTCGACGGAACCCCTTGAGCACCCATGACGATACAGTTGTTACGTCTTGTGAATCCCATGGTTACCAAGGTATTTGCAGTACCTTCTGATTCTACGATAAGGCAGAAATCAATTTTCTTTTTCGCTTTCAGTTTCAAAGATTGTGGTTTGTTCTTCGGTTGGAACGGAGAAGTTCCCAGAGAAGAAAGATCGACCACGGCTTTATCACCGTCAGGTAGAGTCTCTGTCACAATCAATTGCTGAGAGTAAGTCTGTCCACCACGGTCATTGGCAAAACAGTTCAATTCTTCACGGTAAACCTCAAGCATATCACCAATAAAATCGATGATCGCATCAGACTCTGGCTGATCATCAAAATCAAGAGGCTTTAAACGGGGATTGCCCTTAATCAGACCTTTACACATGTAGTAAAGTTCACGCTTCGTATTTACCGATCCACGCTCTAGGTTGTTGAGAAGAATTTCTAATACGAAAACCACGCGCGCTAGCTTTTGAACTGAAGAAACGTTGAGTTCTGTGCGAACAACTTTATCTCCAGGAGTTAAGTATCCCAGCTTCGAGTTATAATTCGAGTTGTCCAATGAAGTCTTCACTGCCTCTAAAACGGGGCGCTTTGAAGCCTCAAGATCACGCAACATTTTGTCTGCAAGAATGCGTGCCTCTTTAGGAATATCAATTTTTAAATCACGTATTTGAAGGAGTTTTCCCATCGTCTATACCTAACTATTTCTTCTTAGAGGTTGTTTTCTTAGCGACTTTCTTAGTCGCCTTTTTTTTCGTCGTAGCTACGGGGAAATCATATTCCTCTTCGTCATCCACGCGGATCACGTCTTCGAGAATCTCATCGTGATCAATACCCTTCTTTTTCTCTCTACGCTTTTGCTCTAATAGACGAGTTTCAGCCGCCTCAAGATCTGCTGCAGCTGCTTCAGATTCTCTGCCGAGAAGTTTTTTAAGTCCTTCTTCCGCTTTTTTCTTACGAGAATCTGGCGCTTTAACCATTCTTGCCAATCCTTCTACGAGAATCGGTCCGAACTGCTCGATATGCGCAAGTTTTCTTTCAAGATCAGCTTCTTTTACTTCTTTTTTAATATGACGTGAAAGTTTTTGGCCTGCCTGAATCAAAGCTAAACGGATCTCTGCAACTAACTCATCAGAAGCATCAATTGTTTCTTTCGAGGCATTCTTAAATTTAATAAAAGGAGATACAATAGAAACCGCAAAAATATACGGTCCCAATGGCAAGCTGTCTTTCGGCTGGCCAAGTCCATAGGATTTCCAGTTCACAGACTCAATCGCCCAAGTGATCGCACAACCCGATTTATCAAATTGTAGAGGAACACGATTCGCAAAACGCAACAGCGTCACGGGAGAATCCGGTGATTGAATACGATCTTTAAAGCGCGCCAATGCTACTTCAACGACCACCGGCTTAAAGTCACAGATAGTCGGTTTTCGAGTCACAACGGCAAAGAAATCGATCTCACCTAAGCGATTGATCGACTTAGAAAGAGCTTCTTCACCCACCGTCAAAACAGACTTTGTAGATGGAGCCATCAAATCTGTGTTCTGAACCGCTTGGAAAACCTTTTTGAAATCTTCTTCCGTCAAAGAAGTGATCGGTTTTTCAACCAATCCCTTCGGTAGACCATTCTTAACGAAGGCTTGAATCGATTGATCTGAAATTCTTGAAAAACCCGTTTTTAAGAACTTTGAAAGGCTCACTTTTCCAAATAAAGTCGCGTGAGTAATAAACTCACCCAGCTTAAATGTATGAGGATGTGGTAAAGAGGCCTCAGGAACAGTTGGTACATCAGAACTAACGCGATTCACGGTAACGTAGTCGTTATCCATGAGTTTATAGGTCACGGTCATATGAGGATTCACTAGAATCGTGCCCTCGATATATGTAACAACTCCGCCATCGCCGTTTAGCTGCACTCTTCCATCGAAAATAAACTCAACACGCGTGCCGTGTTCTCTGTCCCAATCAATCGTTTCGCGGTTTTTTAGCACACCCGTATTGGACTTAATGTCCACGTCTACTTGAGCAGAAACAGCCTTACGCATTTTTTTTGTCTTAGAAACAACGGAAACACCGCGAGCATTGGTCATTTGTGCCCAAGTTGTCGCTGCAGAAATACCAATACCTTGCTGTCCACGTGAACATTGACCGCGACCAAATTTTGAAGACGCTAAATATTCACCATAAACTTTGGCCAAATCTTCTGCTTCAATGCCAGGACCGTTATCTTCAACAACGATTCTGACTAAATCCGTATTTTTAGTAGAGCCTGCGCCCACTTTTGAAACTTCAATCAATAAATCTGGTAATAACCCCGCTGCTTCGCAGGCATCTAAAGAGTTGTCCACAGCCTCTTTGAGTGTGGTCAAAACAGCCTTTAAAGGAGACGAAAAACCAACCTGCTGAAGGTTCTTCGCAAAATATTCAGCGGTACTACTTTTAGTAATCTTACTCACAGGTGCGTAATCCTTTACGAGATATTAATGATAATTAGTGAATGACTTTAACAGGTTAACGCGAATACCGTGTGTCAAAGCAAGACCAAAGCCCCGTTTTCGCAGAGCGTAAATTTAATTCTAAAGTGATTTGCTAGGAGTTTACGCAAGCTTAGGGCTTATCTAAAGCCTATTTTATTCTTCACCATCCCCCTCAAAATCTGAGGGAAACTTGGCATTTAAATGCAGTTGGAGCTCTTCCATCGCCATTTCAGCCCGGGTTTTATAACCTTTTTTCGTGTTACATTCCTTACAAGACGCCACACAATTGTTCTTATTCGACTTTCCACCACGAGCGATGGGAATCAAATGATCCATGGTTAGATCCGCTGGCTTAAAGCGTTCACCGCAGTGGTAACACTGACCTTTCCCCAACTCTTGTTTCCACCATTGGCTTTGGCGAAGCTCACGAGCTTTCGCCTTTTCACGCTTTTGATGTTCAGGGGATGCAGGGGTAAAAAATAAAGTCATGTGCCCTTTATAATAGAAGTCGCCCGATAATTTCAACCCCCCGATCACACATTCCCACATCGTGACGCTGGACCTAGGTCGAAACTAAACGTTTTCGTACCGGCTTCACCTAAGCATTTGGGCCTTATAACCGATAAGTGCAAGGAAGTACTTCCAAGGAGCGTTGACCTATGTCCGTGAAAACTTTTAAAAAAGGTGAGTTCATTTACAAAGATGGCGATAAAATCACATCCGTCTATTTGATTCAAAGTGGCGGCGCCAATCAATGCCTCGTGCGCGGAAAAAAAACCATCGACCTCTTTCAACTAGGTTCTTCCCACCTCTTAGGTGATCAAGTCATTCTCGGTCAGGGCACGCATCCAACCTCTGCGGTTGCGACGACAGAAACTAAAGTTCTTGAAATTCCAGTGGCGGCCTTGAAGCAACACTATGAGCAAGCGCCTCAAATGCTGAAGGTCATCATTAAATCACTGGCTGATCGCCTGCGTTTAGCGATGAACGATGTTCGTTCAAGCAAACTTGAAAAAGACAGTTCTCCTTGTCCAGAAGATCAAGTCGCAAAAGTTTTCGGTTCTGTCTTTCACACGGCCAATCACAAGGGCGATCACTCGCAGCCCGGAAGAGTCATTGTCGATTGGAATATGATGCGCCAATACTCTCAAAGAGTTTTTGGAGAAAGCCCTAAGCGCTTAGAACAAGCCATTAATATTCTCGTAAAAATGCAATTAGCGTTTTATGAAATGGGCAAGTCCATCGATAACCCTGACGGGCCTGAAGAGATCCAAAAGGTTCATTTCTTGGATCTCTCTTTAGTCGAAAGCTTCTTTGAGTTCTATCAGTACTACTACTTCAGAGGTGGCCGTAGTGAACTTTTAAAGGTCGATGAACTCTGCTTACAGATGCTTGAAGGACTTTTAAAACTGACTGAAAACGAGCAACCTGATCGCTTCGGTATCGTCGGCGTGGACTTCACACAATTTGGTGAATACTGCAAAGAAGAAGTTGGCATTAACTTAAATAACGATCACTTCAATCGCCTTGAAGGCAAAGGTGTCTTTATGAAACGCAAAAATGGCGGTTCAGGAGTCATCTTACAATTTGAAGTCAGGGAATTTCGCAGTATTTTCCAAAGTTGGAAGATGCTCAGAGAAATCGACAAGTGGAACGAAAAAGGTTTCGTCGATCTTCATG carries:
- a CDS encoding metallo hydrolase (COG2220 Predicted Zn-dependent hydrolases of the beta-lactamase fold), with amino-acid sequence MKKVFLMMAIPVFFLGCQSSFKYFDPEKPHHGEKGFLNNYDNTPPQGFWKWQWERRTAPSKPKEDFNPEIVKTDTSFLKQNKTKNTLTWMGHSSMFLQMDGQNILLDPIFSERASPLSFAGPRRLSALPFHIEELPNVDVIMVSHSHYDHLDLPTLKRVAELNPAARFFVPLGLKSLLEGEGIKIVEEFNWWENQQINNLTITFVPVQHWSARGLFDRNQTLWGGWHLEIKSFRFLYAGDTGYSKDFLDIKERLGPVDFAAIPIGAYEPRWFMKRQHVNPHEAILIHKDLAAKNSIGVHWGTFKMADEDMWTPVKDLEIAKEELKISENEFRVLKHGETIEL
- a CDS encoding hypothetical protein (COG1807 4-amino-4-deoxy-L-arabinose transferase and related glycosyltransferases of PMT family); the protein is MIREFWNKQTTSQKVTIVFILTLVFRAFFSLNVGLIDDEAYHWSWAKSLQLSYFDHPAMIAWLEAITTSIFGDTLLGVRLPGFLCFIGITVLLYKMTKDFFDESAAIFVGLIMCWSPFWGFGGYVASPEPPFMLCWVAASYVFWQGVREDEKRWSTKKTWLWLGVLMGLGLNSKFIIALLAPGFGLYLLMTPTRRKDLLTPWPWVGLLIATALASPIFIWNHLHDWPGFKYQFHDRHSGESFNFNRWLVFLGAQVLFATPFLYVMIVLAFITSAIRIKDARWRYLFCLAAPSIAVFYPQPFFADYKPHWSGAAYTLLLIGVGGIWSQGLQWGERQIVKARSKVFTRGIAGFFIFLGIISYTPFVYPWMPKVFKFFSPEGQWETTYDFSNEFTGWEELGRFVNRRQREIHAESGKKPFIAAHRYETTAQTTWGVKQKVYMLSSTVSNYTVMQSPEEMANLLGKDVLFVSTEKYPAVANEWAKFDNCDKEQLKTFRHGIHARTFNIYYCTNYQGITK
- a CDS encoding siderophore-mediated iron transport protein (COG0810 Periplasmic protein TonB, links inner and outer membranes) — encoded protein: MVNQAQLNLKISSSFVISAVLHGAAFVLALALAAPQKSPLPVGVELMYGEATTVSAPSKPQSLNIQKTQAAPVAAMDDDGVAIEQKKKEKPVPAPVTPQVAEQKTLGNPLGTSTTGALTGREGVANGSEVSPEERYLYELRKLLERRKKYPVMARRMGHTGKVMMRFTLSSDGSLAASEVVEKTPYDSLNNAAVELVKGIDGIKPFPKEITRNAWVITVPIEYSLN
- a CDS encoding DNA topoisomerase VI subunit A (COG1697 DNA topoisomerase VI, subunit A), with translation MGKLLQIRDLKIDIPKEARILADKMLRDLEASKRPVLEAVKTSLDNSNYNSKLGYLTPGDKVVRTELNVSSVQKLARVVFVLEILLNNLERGSVNTKRELYYMCKGLIKGNPRLKPLDFDDQPESDAIIDFIGDMLEVYREELNCFANDRGGQTYSQQLIVTETLPDGDKAVVDLSSLGTSPFQPKNKPQSLKLKAKKKIDFCLIVESEGTANTLVTMGFTRRNNCIVMGAQGVPSNGVRGWSKLIQDQLDVPMYFFGDLDAYTLQNIYRTLKAGSAASLIRNADFSAPNVKFLGVLPEDVRKYDLPHYKVRESDPVEARALKKAKDALENDPFFLDKKNKKLADILKWLIKEKVRCEQQSFFSVDPNDPIKTEKLILEKIKSGSYV
- a CDS encoding DNA topoisomerase VI subunit B (COG1389 DNA topoisomerase VI, subunit B); translation: MSKITKSSTAEYFAKNLQQVGFSSPLKAVLTTLKEAVDNSLDACEAAGLLPDLLIEVSKVGAGSTKNTDLVRIVVEDNGPGIEAEDLAKVYGEYLASSKFGRGQCSRGQQGIGISAATTWAQMTNARGVSVVSKTKKMRKAVSAQVDVDIKSNTGVLKNRETIDWDREHGTRVEFIFDGRVQLNGDGGVVTYIEGTILVNPHMTVTYKLMDNDYVTVNRVSSDVPTVPEASLPHPHTFKLGEFITHATLFGKVSLSKFLKTGFSRISDQSIQAFVKNGLPKGLVEKPITSLTEEDFKKVFQAVQNTDLMAPSTKSVLTVGEEALSKSINRLGEIDFFAVVTRKPTICDFKPVVVEVALARFKDRIQSPDSPVTLLRFANRVPLQFDKSGCAITWAIESVNWKSYGLGQPKDSLPLGPYIFAVSIVSPFIKFKNASKETIDASDELVAEIRLALIQAGQKLSRHIKKEVKEADLERKLAHIEQFGPILVEGLARMVKAPDSRKKKAEEGLKKLLGRESEAAAADLEAAETRLLEQKRREKKKGIDHDEILEDVIRVDDEEEYDFPVATTKKKATKKVAKKTTSKKK
- a CDS encoding hypothetical protein (COG1403 Restriction endonuclease) translates to MWECVIGGLKLSGDFYYKGHMTLFFTPASPEHQKREKAKARELRQSQWWKQELGKGQCYHCGERFKPADLTMDHLIPIARGGKSNKNNCVASCKECNTKKGYKTRAEMAMEELQLHLNAKFPSDFEGDGEE
- a CDS encoding putative regulatory protein (COG0664 cAMP-binding proteins - catabolite gene activator and regulatory subunit of cAMP-dependent protein kinases); amino-acid sequence: MSVKTFKKGEFIYKDGDKITSVYLIQSGGANQCLVRGKKTIDLFQLGSSHLLGDQVILGQGTHPTSAVATTETKVLEIPVAALKQHYEQAPQMLKVIIKSLADRLRLAMNDVRSSKLEKDSSPCPEDQVAKVFGSVFHTANHKGDHSQPGRVIVDWNMMRQYSQRVFGESPKRLEQAINILVKMQLAFYEMGKSIDNPDGPEEIQKVHFLDLSLVESFFEFYQYYYFRGGRSELLKVDELCLQMLEGLLKLTENEQPDRFGIVGVDFTQFGEYCKEEVGINLNNDHFNRLEGKGVFMKRKNGGSGVILQFEVREFRSIFQSWKMLREIDKWNEKGFVDLHEKEEKVKKKSSGTACPECSIDLQAGAKFCHECGHKILAAA